The Sulfolobus islandicus Y.N.15.51 sequence AAAGAAAATATAGAAAAATTAAATAAATTTATAGAGGAATATAAGGCAAATAAAGATAGAGTAGGAGAGTCCTTAGCTAAAGCTTTAGGCCTCATAAAAATTGTAAAGTGTAAATTTTGTGATCTGGAGCAGTATAAGGATGGATTATGTAAATATCACTATGAAGCCAAAACTAAGCTTTTAGATGCTGTGAGAATTTGGGAGGAAAGGACAAAATACGATCATAAAAAGATTTTAAAGAGAATCAGTAGTAGTAAATCAACGGGTAAATACGTAAAAGATATAGTAACTTACATGCTTAACATGAATGATGAAAGTCATGCCAATCTGAAAAGATGAGGTAAACTCTGGGGTAACTGAGTTCCTATAATGCCTTAAACTTCTCTGTCCACGCCTCATAAGCCTTTATTAATTCTGGATTAACACTTGGCATTCTGACTTTTAATATATCCTTAAAGTCCTGGAGTGTAATTGTTCTTGGTTCACCTAAATTATTCTTAAACATTTCTTTGACAACTTTTATATGTGCAGCTTGAACTATATCCCTAATATCGCTCGCCGTGTATCCTTCAGTTAATTTGGTTAACTCTTCTAGGCTTACCTCAGTATCCAATTTAATCTTCGAAGTATAATATTTGAATAGCGATAATCGTTGTTCATAATCAGGTAATGGTACATATATTCTTTTTTGAAATCTTCTTAAGAAGGCTTCATCTAACCTCCAAGGCTTATTTGTAGCACCTATAACATATACTTTATAGTTTTCTGATTTGTCCAAAAGCCCATCCATTTCCTTCAGAAATTGATTTCTTACTCTTGCTTCTCCTCCTACCTCAGTAGAGTAAACTCCTAGCAATGCGTCTAGCTCATCTATAAATATTATAGTAGGCTTGTTTTGCTTTTTAGACTCTTCCCTAGCCATTTTGAATACATTTGCTACATTTTTTTCAGCTTCTCCTAACCACTTTGACATTACTGACGCAGCATCTAGTTGTATGAAAATGGAGTCTATCTCATTTGCTACTGCTGCAGCTATCATAGTTTTACCACAACCTGGAGGACCATATAGCAAAATTCCTCTTGGCCAGCCTAAGGGGAATAAATCTGGTCTCTTAGTTGGGTATATTATTGCTTCTCTTAATGCCTCCTTCACATCATCTAAACCAACTATATCTTTAAACGAGACCTTTGGTTTCTCGGTAACTACCACTTCCTCAGGTGTAGTTGTACCATCTCCTCCACCATCACTAGAGGCTGGCAAGACTTTTTCCAGATAACTTATTCTTTTCTTGTACTCATTAATCATCTGCTCATACGCAGTTCTCGCTACTGATTCTGGATAAAGGACTATGATCTGGCTCAAAACCTCTATGGCTTTCTTATAATACGTTATTGCATCCTCTACCTTACCCTCCTTATCAGCTTTTACTGCAAGGATAGCATATTTTCTAGCCATATCTTCTAGCATTACTTGAGCACTCATCTACATAACCCCCTATTAACTCTCTACCGCTATTAACCCCTTACTCTTTAACACTTCAAGAAGCTTTACTACTTCCTGTTTTTCAACACCATATACTTTGCTAAAGTGCTCTATATCTAAGAAGCCACCATTATTTACTATGTAATCCAATAGTTCCCTTTCAGTGATCTTTCTTACCGCGGGTCTAGATTGCGACACTCTTGACGATTGCTCTATTGGTGGGTGTGGTAAATCTGGCAATAGTTCCCTAACTTTTACTTCAGCCATTTTTTGTGCTTCATCCAAAATTTGTCTAGCTTGCTCATCTACTACCGCAGGAACTACTCCTCTATCATTTATTGCACCCGTTTCTACTGCTATGCCATTTACACTGCTTATGATAGAGTCTAAGGCTATTGCAACTTCTGGAGCAATCCCTTTTATTTGATCCTTCAAATCTCCCAATATTTTAGCAACGGGATATAATACCAAAGAAACGCCTTGCAGCTCTTGTACGGTATCTAGTTTTAGTCTAACTTTCTCAATAGCTAAGAATGCTGTATAAATTACCTTTATTATTCTTCTAATATCAGCTATTTCTTGAGCATATATTTTAGCTTTTGCATCATCCCCTTCTACTTGTGCCCTTACTACTTTCTCAAATAATTCCTTATCTCTATCCTTTAACCTTCTTATGGCTTCTTCTAATCTGGTTTGTTGATCTTTTAATTTTAGTGATATCTCAGTGAGTATCTTACCTAGTTGAGCCTTTCGCCTCTTCTCATTGTTAAAAATAAATGGTAACTTATCAAACATTCTAACTCACTAGTTTAGTTAAAGAGTATTTATTACCTTTACCGGTATTGGCAATGGTATTTCCGATTTGGACTGATCGCTCTTTGCCTCACCTTGTTGTGAGGTAGACAAGGAGCCTAAAGGCTTAAGTTCTATAGATTCTTTATCCAACGAGTCTAATCTATCTAAAGTTTTTCTAATATCATCTCTTTCTAATGTATAACTATCCTTCGACTGCCTCAGAACTTCCATTGAACCTTTATACGCATTTTCTGGAATCTCAGATGAGATATAACTCATCTTTAGTGAGATCACCGCTTTATCTATATGAGCTAATTGATCTTCTATATCATTAAGTCTCGATTTTAATTTTCCTTTTAACTTGTTCTGGTCGTCCTTTACCTTTAACATCTCCGTATCAAGTTTCCTTTTCATGTCATCATAATCGCTTTTAGGAATCTCTTGTTTATTGTATAATTCCTCTAACGCTCTCTGCCTTTTTCTAATTTTTTCCATTAGGCTTAATATTCTTATTGCTTCTGCTTTCCAATCTGGGAGAATTAATATACTATCTCCATCTAATTTTATCCTTTCTGGTCCCATAGTCAAGATAGAAGAACCTTGAGTTACCTCAATCCCAGTTATACTTCCATCTATCTCGCTGTATACGTGAATTAGGTATCCGAACTCCCTTCCATAAATGTCTTTAACCTTTTGTCCAATAAATTTCGTTAGTACTTCGTACGATACGGGCATGGTAATACTCCTCAAAAATATTTGGTCTTTTAAGTAATACTTATAAAGATTGGGGCTCTTCAGACAGCGGAGACTCGTCATCTAATAGGAGCTTTTAACCTTCATCATCAACAGGGAATATTATGTGACGAAGCTTAAAAAGCATAGTGAACATTAATTATTATTTCGAATAGAGTTATGTCAACTCAAGCTCTTAGTAATATATCCTCGCAGCTTTCTCATCTAGTAGGCAACCTGAACATAGAGCCAATAAGCTATATACTAGTTCTTATAGGCTTCGCTCTTTTGCTTATTATTATAATAGGTGGTATAATTTATGGTTTAACGAAGGCAGCTAGAGCAGTGCCATCAATGTCAACTAAGGAGTTCATATTGTTCTTACTAGGAATAGCAATTTTCCTTGTAGTGTTAGGGATATTATTGCCTTAAAGATAAAAATATTTTCCTCCATATTCCAATCCAAATTTATTTTCTATTTCTAACAGTTTATTATATTTGCTAGTTCTTTCTCCTCTTGCTGGTGCACCAGTCTTTATGAAATCTGATTCAATTCCCACTGCAAATTCTGCTATGAAATTGTCTTCCGTCTCTCCACTTCTATGACTAGTTACTAACTTTATTGAGTTCCTTCTAGCAAGATTAGTAAATTCAAATGTTTCAGATATTGTACCGACTTGATTAGGCTTAACTACAACACCTTTAGTTGATCTCTTTTCTATACCTATTTTTAGATATTTTATATTCGTAGTATATAGGTCGTCTCCGATGACGATTGTTGAATTTAGTTTATTTTGTAGTTCACCGAACATATCAAAAGAATTCTCTTCGAATGGATCTTCTAAGTACACTATGGGATATTCTTTAGCTAAGTCGAGGTAAAATTCAAGTAATTGAGTGGGATTCAATTCTTTGCCATCTATTATATATTTCTCTTTCTTAGGATCGTAGAAATCACTTGCTGCAGGGTCCATTCCCATATATATTTTTCCTTGATAGCCTGCGTTATTTATTGAAGTATATATCAGATCTAAGGCCTCTCTAGTCTCTTCTAAAGGTGGAGAGAATCCTCCTTCATCTCCAACTGCTGTGTAAATTTTACCATATCTCTCTGATATTAGCCCTTTTAGATTTCTATATACTTCTATGGCAGCGAAAAAAGCTTCTTTAAAAGTATTAAACTTAATTGGTAATATGATAAATTCTTGTATTTTTAGCTTATTTCCAGCATGTAAGCCGCCATTTATTATATTGAGTAAAGGTATTGGGATTTTAGGTAATCGAGGCCCAGCTATGTATTTAAAAACCTCTAGGCCCAAGGCCTTAGAAGCTGTTTTTAATGCAGCTATGGATGTTGCAATTATTGTGTTTCCTCCTAATTTAGACTTATTCTCAGTGGAGTCTATATCTATTAGTATTTTGTCGATTATACCTTGTTCTCTTACATCGATTCCGTGTAACGCAGGATCTATTATGTAATTTGCAATATCCACGGCTCTCTTCACCGTAAGCCCATTTTCATCCCTGACTTCGATTGCCTCTCTTGTTCCTTTAGAAGCTCCTGCTGGCGCATCCCCAAAGGATTCAACACCGTCATTAGTTCTTACAAAAACTCTTATGGTGGGATTGCCCCTAGAATCTATGATTTCTAATCCCTTAACCTTCTCTATGGAAAAACGGTTAATCATATTTACTGAAGCGAATTAGTAATAATTAAATGTTAACTCCTAGCATGGCCTCGATAGTGTTTTTAGCATATGGTTTACTTTCCCTCATTTTCTCTAGATTTTTAAAAGATAAAATAAGTAACGAACGACTATTTCTAGTTGCATGGTCTTTAGCACCTCATCTGGTAGGTTTAACATACTCATCTTCTGTTTTAATTACACTGCTGGTTTTGATGTCTTTATGCATTAATTTATTTATTGTTTATAAAGGGAAGTTTAGAATTATATACTCAGGAGTTACGTTCTTATTTATGGCAGTAATTATACAGATATTTATTAATCCTTTAACTGGATTATAGAACTGATGCCAAAAAAGAAACAATTTGACCCATACGTTTGTCCAAATTGTGGGACAAAGGTAGAGAAGGCACAGAAAACATGGCAGCTAGTTTCACCTCTTCCAGATTCTTACGGCAGAATTACAATAACAGTTATGGGTTCTTTTGTTTGTCCGAATTGTGGCCATAAATGGAAATCTGTGGTGTCTAAGATAAAGGCGGGAGGTTCTTCGGTAGAGATTGAAGGTAAGAAGGGCGTTAAGAAAATACAATCTAAGGATTCTGAGGAAAAAGCTAATGAAGGGGAGGTTATAGAATTAGACTTAAGTGATTTAGATGAAGATGAAGAAGAGTGATATAATCATTATTTTATTTATTGCATTGATATATATTTTAATGTTTTCTAACATCGTACAAAGTGCGAGCGTAGAAGGAGTTTCAATGTATCCCGTATTTCAAAACGGTGCATTAACTTTTTACGTTAAACCAATTTCCATTAATGTAGGTAATGTGATAATATATAAATCTCCGTATTTTAATAACTACGTAATTCACAGAGTGATAGCTACAGATAATGGTTATTATATTACTCAAGGTGTAGACAAAATAACTAATCCGATACCAGATAATAGGATTGGACTAGAACCAGCTAGTGGTATACCGAAAAATTTAGTGGTAGGGAAGATAATAGAGTTTGGTAATTTTACATTTTCAATACCTTATCTTGGATACATATCCATACTTTTCTCATCTATTATTTAAGGTAATTTATTTTACCCATCCTCCTCAGCTTTAACACTCTATACGTTGGCGTTATAGTAGAAGGGTGATTAGCATAAGCTTGATCTAATCTTGCAATACTTGTATTACTAGGACTTTTTAGAAGTTGTTCTGGGTTTCTTTTAGCATCCTCTACGATCTTTTTGAGAGCTTCAGCAAACATATCTAAAGTTTCTTTACTCTCTGTTTCCGTGGGTTCTATCATTAACGCTTCTTCAATAATCGGTGGGAAGTATATAGTTGGAGCGTAAAATCCGCTATCAAGTAAGGCTTTTGCAACATCGTTAGCGCTTACTCCATAATTTTCCATTAACTGTTTCACGCTGAATACTACCTCATGCTTTCTATGTCTATTTGGTGCAATTAGCTCCAGCTCTTTAATGTCTCTTAACTTAGCTATGAGATAATTGGTTGCCAAAGTGCTCATTTTGCCTACCATTTGAACACCTTGGGGTCCTAATCCTAATAGGTATGCGAAACTACGCGCTAAATTACCCACATTACCGTAAAATGTAGCTATCTTACCAACACTATTCTTCGGAATCTTACTTAATCTATACTTTCCATTTACTTTCTCTACCATTGGATATGGGAGGTAATTAACAAGTTCACCCTTTGCACAAATTGCTCCAGCTCCAGGTCCACCTCCTCCATGTGGAACAGCGAATGTCTTATGTAGATTTAAATGCACAATATCAAATCCCATATCCCCTGGTCTCGCAATACCTAATACTCCATTTAAATTAGCTCCATCATAGTATAGTATTGCATTTGCAGAATGTATTATCTTAGAGATTTCCAAGATATTCTCTTCAAATAATCCCAACGTATTTGGATTGGTTAGCATAAAACCTGCAGTTTTATCATTTACGATCTCTCTTAAGATATCCATATCCACAAGCCCTTCTCCATTTGATTTCACATACATAACCTTGTATCCAGCCATTGCAGCACTTGCAGGATTAGTTCCGTGAGCAGTATCTGCAACTAGCATTGTATCTTTATAATTTCGATTGTGATCCTCATGATATTTTTTAATCATTAGTACTCCAGCGAACTCACCAGCAGATCCAGCAGGTACTTGTAAGCTACATTCATCCATACCAGTTATTTCACTAAACCAATTCTGAAGTTCGTAAATCATCTCTAGTATTCCTTGAACATGATCCTCATCTTCTAAAGGGTGATGTGATTCCGTAATCGCCGTTGCTTTTTCCTCAATTTTTGGATTATATTTCATTGTACATGAACCTAATGGCATAATTCCAACATCTACGCCAAAATTCATCTGAGATAATCTAATGAAGTGCCTTACTACCTCTAGCTCGCTTAAACTAGGCAGATTCGGTCCATTCTCCCTCAGTAGATTTTTAGGTATTTTCATTTCCTTTATCTCGCTTCTTATCTCATCATCCTTATTTATCAAGAGACCTTGTCTATTTGCACCACTATTGTTTAGCTCAAATATTAAAGGCTCGTCCCATTTAGCTTGTCTCCACACCATTTATCATCTCTTGTATCGTTGATACTAATAGATCTATTGACTTCTTATCATGAACTTCCGTTACGCAAAAGAGAGATGTATAATCGGACAATTTTAGTCCCCCTTGTAGTTTTCTTTCTTTTAGTTTGTTACTTATTTTATCATATTCTATAGGAAATCTAATTGCAAATTCCTCAAAAAAGTCCGACCTAAATGGCATGCTTACGTTATCTATTTCAGTCAACTTTTTAGCAGCGTAGTGGCTTCTGAAGTAAATCTCCTCTGCAAGCTCTCTCATTCCCTCTTTTCCTAACAAGCTTAAATAGACGGCATTAGCTATAGCAAGTAAGGCTTCGTTTGTAGTTATGTTAGATGTTGCCTTTTCCCTCTTGATGAATTGTTCCCTAGTTTGAAGAATTAGCGTAAATCCCATTTTGCCATTTGTGTCTTTTGTAATTCCCACTATTCTACCTGGCATTTGTCTTACCAAACTCATATCCCATCTTACTGCAAATACTCCCATTAAAGGTCCTCCAAAATTCAATGGAAGCCCTAATTCTTGACCATCACCCACAACTATATCAGCTTCGTAGCTTCCAGGTGGCTTTATTAGACCAAGTGAAAGTGGGTTAACTCCCACAA is a genomic window containing:
- a CDS encoding signal peptidase I codes for the protein MKMKKSDIIIILFIALIYILMFSNIVQSASVEGVSMYPVFQNGALTFYVKPISINVGNVIIYKSPYFNNYVIHRVIATDNGYYITQGVDKITNPIPDNRIGLEPASGIPKNLVVGKIIEFGNFTFSIPYLGYISILFSSII
- the cdvB gene encoding cell division protein CdvB gives rise to the protein MFDKLPFIFNNEKRRKAQLGKILTEISLKLKDQQTRLEEAIRRLKDRDKELFEKVVRAQVEGDDAKAKIYAQEIADIRRIIKVIYTAFLAIEKVRLKLDTVQELQGVSLVLYPVAKILGDLKDQIKGIAPEVAIALDSIISSVNGIAVETGAINDRGVVPAVVDEQARQILDEAQKMAEVKVRELLPDLPHPPIEQSSRVSQSRPAVRKITERELLDYIVNNGGFLDIEHFSKVYGVEKQEVVKLLEVLKSKGLIAVES
- the cdvC gene encoding cell division protein CdvC, translated to MSAQVMLEDMARKYAILAVKADKEGKVEDAITYYKKAIEVLSQIIVLYPESVARTAYEQMINEYKKRISYLEKVLPASSDGGGDGTTTPEEVVVTEKPKVSFKDIVGLDDVKEALREAIIYPTKRPDLFPLGWPRGILLYGPPGCGKTMIAAAVANEIDSIFIQLDAASVMSKWLGEAEKNVANVFKMAREESKKQNKPTIIFIDELDALLGVYSTEVGGEARVRNQFLKEMDGLLDKSENYKVYVIGATNKPWRLDEAFLRRFQKRIYVPLPDYEQRLSLFKYYTSKIKLDTEVSLEELTKLTEGYTASDIRDIVQAAHIKVVKEMFKNNLGEPRTITLQDFKDILKVRMPSVNPELIKAYEAWTEKFKAL
- a CDS encoding eL43 family ribosomal protein, with protein sequence MPKKKQFDPYVCPNCGTKVEKAQKTWQLVSPLPDSYGRITITVMGSFVCPNCGHKWKSVVSKIKAGGSSVEIEGKKGVKKIQSKDSEEKANEGEVIELDLSDLDEDEEE
- the gcvPB gene encoding aminomethyl-transferring glycine dehydrogenase subunit GcvPB, giving the protein MVWRQAKWDEPLIFELNNSGANRQGLLINKDDEIRSEIKEMKIPKNLLRENGPNLPSLSELEVVRHFIRLSQMNFGVDVGIMPLGSCTMKYNPKIEEKATAITESHHPLEDEDHVQGILEMIYELQNWFSEITGMDECSLQVPAGSAGEFAGVLMIKKYHEDHNRNYKDTMLVADTAHGTNPASAAMAGYKVMYVKSNGEGLVDMDILREIVNDKTAGFMLTNPNTLGLFEENILEISKIIHSANAILYYDGANLNGVLGIARPGDMGFDIVHLNLHKTFAVPHGGGGPGAGAICAKGELVNYLPYPMVEKVNGKYRLSKIPKNSVGKIATFYGNVGNLARSFAYLLGLGPQGVQMVGKMSTLATNYLIAKLRDIKELELIAPNRHRKHEVVFSVKQLMENYGVSANDVAKALLDSGFYAPTIYFPPIIEEALMIEPTETESKETLDMFAEALKKIVEDAKRNPEQLLKSPSNTSIARLDQAYANHPSTITPTYRVLKLRRMGKINYLK
- the eno gene encoding phosphopyruvate hydratase, encoding MINRFSIEKVKGLEIIDSRGNPTIRVFVRTNDGVESFGDAPAGASKGTREAIEVRDENGLTVKRAVDIANYIIDPALHGIDVREQGIIDKILIDIDSTENKSKLGGNTIIATSIAALKTASKALGLEVFKYIAGPRLPKIPIPLLNIINGGLHAGNKLKIQEFIILPIKFNTFKEAFFAAIEVYRNLKGLISERYGKIYTAVGDEGGFSPPLEETREALDLIYTSINNAGYQGKIYMGMDPAASDFYDPKKEKYIIDGKELNPTQLLEFYLDLAKEYPIVYLEDPFEENSFDMFGELQNKLNSTIVIGDDLYTTNIKYLKIGIEKRSTKGVVVKPNQVGTISETFEFTNLARRNSIKLVTSHRSGETEDNFIAEFAVGIESDFIKTGAPARGERTSKYNKLLEIENKFGLEYGGKYFYL
- the cdvA gene encoding cell division protein CdvA, whose amino-acid sequence is MTSLRCLKSPNLYKYYLKDQIFLRSITMPVSYEVLTKFIGQKVKDIYGREFGYLIHVYSEIDGSITGIEVTQGSSILTMGPERIKLDGDSILILPDWKAEAIRILSLMEKIRKRQRALEELYNKQEIPKSDYDDMKRKLDTEMLKVKDDQNKLKGKLKSRLNDIEDQLAHIDKAVISLKMSYISSEIPENAYKGSMEVLRQSKDSYTLERDDIRKTLDRLDSLDKESIELKPLGSLSTSQQGEAKSDQSKSEIPLPIPVKVINTL